CTCGCGCTCCACAACTGCCTGCCGAGCGAACCGATCGGCGACCGGCTCGCCTCCTTCGGCGGCGGCGTCCTCATGAGCGCGACGCTGGAGCCGATGGACCTGTTCCGGGAGGTGACCGGACTCGATCATCTGGCGGAGCGCGGGCGACCGGTGGTCGAGCGGACGTACGGCCTCTCGTTCCCGGAGGAGAACCGCGCCAGCCTCGCGGTCGACGCGCCGAAGTTCACCCACCAGAACCGCGGCGCGCCCGGCGAGGAGAACCCGACGCGGCTCGCGCACGTCGACGCGACGGCCGCGGTCGCGCGCCGCGAGGGCAACGTGCTTGTCGGGACGCCGAACTACGCGGAGGCGACGTGGATGGCGGAGGCGCTCGCCGACCGGCTCGACAAGCCGGTCCTCTTAGACGAGTCCTCCGACGACCGCGAGACGGAGTCGCTGAAGGACGACTTCTTCGCCGGCGACGGGAAGGTGTTGGTGACGAGCCTCCGCGGGACGCTCACCGAGGGCGTCGACTACCGCGGCGACCGGCTCGCCGCGGCCGTGATCTGCGGCGTCCCGATAATCAACACGGCACAGCCGCGGACGCGGGCGGTGATCGCGGCCTACGACCGCCGGTTCGAGTCGGGTTTCGAGACGGCGCTCACCGTCCCCGCGGTGCGGAAGGCCCGGCAGGCGGTCGGTCGGGTCATCCGCGGCCCGGACGAGCGCGGGGTGCGCGTGCTGCTCGACGCCCGCTACGCCCGCGACTCGTGGAACGGCGTCCGGGAGTACCTGCCCGACCACGAGCGCGAGGAGTTCCAGCCGGTGAGCCCCGACATGGTCGACATCGCGCTCGACCGGTTCGAGTCGCGCCGCCCGGCGGCGAGCGAGTGAGTCGGTCGCGTCTCACCGGATAAACGGTCCCCTACCGTCGGTAGACGGGTCGTAACTATGCGGCTACGTGATCCTCCTACGGTCATGGACGCCGTCTCTCGGAACGAACGGTATCACCTCGTCTGTCGCGAGTGCCGGCTGGAACGCCTGTGTGACGCCGCGGTCGACGCGAACGGGCTCCGGCGCGAACACGTCGACGAAACCGGTCACCGCGTCGCCGTCGAGCGGGTGGAGTAACGGACCGAATCGGGCGGCCGGACGGACGCCGGCGGGGGACCCGGCGGCGACCCCCTCAGACGACGTTCGAGTCGATGTCCCGCGGGAAGGTGGTGAGCGTCTCGGTCCCCGACTCGGTGATCGCCACCGTGTCGGAGTGGCGGTAGCCGCACTCGTCCGTGTACAGGCCGGGCTCGATCGTGTAGACGTGGCCGGGCCGCATCACGGCGTCGTCGCCGTCGTAACGCTCGCCCCAGCCGCGGTCGATGTACGGCGGTTCGTGGCCGCCGAGACCGATGTTGTGACCGACGTGGTGTTGCGCCAGGTCGGTCACGCCCTGTTCCTCGAAGTAGTCCCAGACGACCTGATCGACCTCGGCGACCGGCACGCCCGGTCCCAAGGCGTCGATGGCGAGCGTCTGCGCCTCCAGCATGAGTTCGAAGTAGTGCTCCTGTTCGTCGGAGTAGTCGCCGACGAACATCGTCCGCTCCAGCTCCGAGCGGTAACCGTCGACGTTCGCGGTCGCGCCCGTGACAAGCACGTCGCCCTCGGAGAGCCGCTCGTTCGGCGTGTGACCGTGGGGGAGCGCGGTCTCCTCGCCGGAGATGTAGCCGGCGTGGACCGGGCCGTCGCCGCGGACGCGGACGCTGTAGTCGTCGCCGAGCGTGTCGAGCATGGCTCTGGACGCGTCGGTCGACGCGCGCTGCGAGACGGTCGCCGGGTGCGCGCCCGGCTCGGAGTAGTCGGCGAGGTAGCGGTGGCCGAGGTTCGCCCACTTCGCGGACTCGCGGATCAGGTCGACCTCGTCGTCGGACTTCGCCCAGCGCATCCGGTCGACCCACGACTGGGTCTCGACGTCGAGGAACTCGGAGAACGCGGGCCCCTCGTACCCCATCACGCCCGGCGGGCCGTCGGCGTCGGCGGCGACCGAGTCGACGCCGAGCCCGTTCAGCATCTCGACGGCGGCGGCGACCGGCTCGCCGCCGGGGTAGTCGAAGTAGTCGTGGACCGCGTCGATCCGCGGGTTCGGCGAGACGCGCTCGACCTCCAGCCGCGGGACGGTGATCTCGACGCGGTCGTCGGTGACCGCAAGGACGACCGGGCGCTCCGTCTGGATGTGGTGGAAGCCGGTGAGGTACTCGATGGACGTCGCGCCGACCCACGTCGCGGCGTCGGCGTCGGTCGCTGCGAGGCGGTCTCGGACGGCTGCGAGCCGGTCCGCGAAGGCCGACTCGGGAAGTCGCGTGGCCATACCTCACGATGAACGAACGGGCCGATAAACGGTCGGGTAGCGGAACGGTAGCGGCGTCGGCGTCGACGCCGGTGCCGGGGTCGAGGCCGCGCCGGTGCCGACGTCAGGAACGGAAGCGGTGCCGCGGTCGTTCCGGGCGGATCAGTTCTCGCGGCGGGCGAACGCGAGGTTGCCGGAGACGTTCTTGATGTAGGCGGTCACGGTCTCGCCCTCCTGTGCGCCGGGGACGAAGATCGTGTACTCGCCGCGCTCGGCGACGCCGTCGCCCTTGCGCCCGGTGCCGACGATCTCGAGTTCGTACGTGTTGCCCGACTCGACGGCGTCCTCCTGCCGCTGGGTGTTCTGCGTGTTCTGCTTCGCGACCGGACGGAACGCCCCGCAGGCCTCACAGCGGAGCATCGGCGTCCGGTTCTCCGTCTCCAGCCGGGTGTCCGGGAGGCCGCACTCCGAGCAGGTGACGAACGACTCGATGTACGAGTCGATCGCGGCCTGGAAGTCGCGCTCGCGGAAGTTCCCGCTGTAGCGGGCGCGGCCGTCCTCGTACTGCCCGGCCGTGCCGAGCTCCTGCTGGATCTTCGAGTGGACGTGTTCGGGGTCGCGGCTCAGCGCGTCTGCGATTCCGGAGAGGTTCGTCAGGCGGGTGAACGCCCCGTCCTTCTGGGCTTCGGGGTCCGGAACGGAGAGCCGCTCGTCGGAGCCGCCCAGGTCCGGGACCTCGTCCATCGCGCGGTCGAGGCTCGATTCGTAATCCATACGAGAGCGAACGACAGCGCGACGGAAATCGCTTCCGGGTTCGGGGTCGATCGATGACGACGATCGCTTATAAAGAACGACGCGGTCGACGCGTGCCTCCGAGGGCGACGACTCGGCGGCCCTCGCCGCCGTACCGCGGATCGGTCGTCGTTTCTCCTGTATCGACCGCAAGTTGGACAGGGCCAACCACTCTTTGAGGATTTCAACGGAGCCCAACGGAGCCGAACGAGAGGGAGAAACGGACGCCGGACTCGGCGTGTGGCGTCCGTCCAGAAGTAGCGGGAGGTAGATTTGAACCACGGTCACTCCGCTTCCTCCGTTCCCTGATTCAAATCTGCTCCGGGGCTATCTCGTCGACGACGCCGTTCACGCCTCGCTGCGCTCGCCGTTCACGGTTGTCGTCGACAGAAGATAGCGGGAGGTAGATTTGAACTACCGATCTCCGGGTTATGAGCCCGGCGGAATCTCCTGGCTATCCCATCCCGCTATCGTAGCAAAACCGCGTGCGAGTGTTAAGGGTTCTGATCCCGCCGCCCGTGTGCGATTCGTCCACGCGTCTGCCACGGGTTTCAGTCCCGTCACGCGGGCCGGCCGCCGGTCGGGTCACTCTCCGTTCGCGTCGTCGGCCACCTCTCCTCCCCTCGCCGCCACGGCCTTGATCCGGATCCGGAGCGCGAGCACGGCGACGGCGGCGAACCCCACCGTCACGGCGACGTCGGCCGGGTCGCCGGAGAGCGCGCGCTGCGCGGTGAGCCCCGCCATCAGCGCGAACATCAGCGCCAACAGCCCCGCGATCGGGACCACGTACCCCTCGGTGAACGCCGACCCGCCGGATTCGTCGCTCATTTCCTCTCCGTCCGCGGGCTACCCTGAAAAGCCTCCCGCGGCGACCGTTCGTTGCGCCGGCCGCAAACGATTTTACTCATCATCGATAGTGATAGACGATGCATAAGCCGCTGCTGACGACGGACTTCCTGGACCGGGCGCGTCGACACTACGCCGACGAGGAGGCGGTCCTCGCGGTCGACGGGACGCGATACACGTACGCGGAGCTAGGAGAGCGCGCCGACCGGTTCTCCGCCGCGTTACAGGACCGCGGGATCGAGAAGGGTGACCGCGTCGCGGTGTTGGACCCGAACACGCACTACCACCTGGAGGCCGCCTACGGCGCGATGCAGGTCGGCGCGGTCCACACGCCGCTGAACTACCGGCTCACGCCCGACGACTTCTCGTACATGCTCTCGGACGCCGGGGTCGACGCCATCTACGCCGACGCCGAGTACGCCGCGAACGTCGAGGCGGTCCGCGACGAGGTGCCGACCGAGACGTTCCTCACGAACGACGCCGACGCGGTCGAGGGCGACTGGGAGTCGTTCGACGCCGCGCTCGACGAGGCGGACCCCGACGCCTACGAGCGCCCGGAGATGGACGAGGACGAGGTGATCACGATCAACTACACCTCGGGGACGACCGGCGACCCGAAGGGCGTCTGCCGCACCCACCGCGCCGAGACGCTCCACGCGTACCTCATCTCGATCCACCAGGAGATCACCGACGACGACGTGTACCTCTGGACGCTGCCGATGTTCCACGTCAACGGGTGGGGCCACATCTACGCGATCACCGGCATGGGGGCGCGCCACGTCTGTACCCGCGGGGTCGACGTGGCGGAGACGTTCGACCGGATCCGCGGCGAGGACGTGTCGTACTTCTGTGCGGCACCGACCGTGCTCAACATGCTCGGCGACCACCACGCCGAACACGGCGGCGCGACGACCGGCGACGCCGACGTGCGGGTCGCGACCGCGGGCGCGGCCCCGCCGGAGGCGACGATCCGCACCGTCGAGGAGGAGTTCGGCTGGGACCTCAAACACGTGTACGGCGCGACCGAGACGGGACCGCTCGTGACGACCTCGGACGCGAAGCGCCACTTCGACGCCGACGCCGACGACCGCTTCGGGGTGAAGAAGACGCAGGGGATCGGCTACCTCGGCACCGACGTGCGCGTCGTCGACGAGGACGGCGAGGACGTGGCCGCCGACGGCGAGACGATCGGCGAGATCGTCGTCCGCGGCAACCAGGTGATGGACCGCTACTGGAACAAGCCCGAGGCCACCGAGGCGGCGTTCTCGGAGCGGCTGGAGGGGTACTACCACATGGGCGACCTCGCCGTCGTTGACGAGGACGGGTTCGTCTCGATCCAGGACCGCAAGAAGGACATCATCATCTCCGGCGGCGAGAACATCTCCTCGATCGAACTGGAGGACACCCTCTTCGAGCACGACGCCGTCTCCGACGTCGCCGTCATCCCCGCCCCCGACGAGCGCTGGGGCGAGACGCCGAAGGCGTTCGTCGTCCCCGAGAGCGGCGACTCCGACGACGCGGGCGCGACGACGGAGGAGCTCAAGGCGTTCGTCCGGGAGCGCGTCGCCGACTACAAGACGCCCGGCGAGGTGGAGTTCGTCGAGGCGCTCCCGACGACCGCCACCGGGAAGATCCAGAAGTACGAACTGCGCGAACGCGAGTGGGACGAGGAGGATCGGATGGTCGGGGAGGGGTAGTCGCTCGGCGGGATCGGGAGGCGGTCGGACCGATCAGGCCTCTCCGTCGTCGGTTTCGTCGCCGGCGTCGTCGACCGCCCCGGAGCCGCCGTTCTCGCCCGGGTCGCCCGACTCGATGCGTTCCTCGGCGTCGCCGCCGGAGTCGCTCAGTCGGTCGGTGTCGATGCTCACGCCGGGCGGCGTCACGACGAGGAACCCCCGGAAGTGTATCAGCTCGCCGTCCATGTCCTTCACGTCGCGCGCGAAGGGGGCGGCCAGCTCGTTGAGGTCGCCGTCTATCGACAGCACCAGCGTGTTCCCGTAGTCGACGCTGCGGACCCACTCCTCCGGGTCGGTCGTGCCGTCCAAGACGCCCAGGACGACGTCGCCGGCGGCCGCGAACGCCTCGTCCATCTTCGCCTCGGCGTCCCGCAGGTCGAGGTCCCAGTCGCTCATACGTGGGGGTCGACAGGCGGCGGCAAAAGCGTTCGGGAGCGCCGCCGTCGCGACGCGATCCGCCACCCCGGTCCGCGGCCGCGGTCCCCCGCAGTCCGCCGGGGACGGTCGCGGTGTGGTTAAGTGCGTTCCCGACCGATCGGCGGTATGAGACACACGCGGCGGTCCCTGCTCGCGGCGGGAGCGGCGGTCGGCGTCGCCGGCCTCGCCGGTTGTTCGGGCGGCGGCGGAAACGACGGACTCAGCTTCGACGCCGGGGCGTACGACTGCGACCTGTCGGAGCCGTCCGACCCCGACCTCGACTACCGACCGACGCTCGGCGACCCCGACGCCGACGTGACCGTTCAGGTCTTCGAGGACTTCACCTGCGGACACTGTGCGACGTATAACCTCGACCACTTCCCGACGATCCGCGAGGAGTACGTCGAACCCGGTGACATCCACTACCAGCACCGGGACTTCCCGCTCCCCGTCAACGAGCGGTGGGCGGTCCCGGTTGCGAGCGCGGCCCGGGGCGTCGGCGTTCGCCACGGCGACGAGGCGTTCTTCGAGTTCGCCTCGGCGGCCTACGAGTCGCAGGGGAGCTACGGACAGGGTAGCGCGACCGAGGAGATGCCGGGCGGCGCGGACCCCTGCGCGGTCCTCGCCGACATGGAATACACGCCGTACGCGGACGCCATCCAGAGCGACAAGTCGGAGGGTGAGTCGATGGGGGTCGGCGGAACGCCGGCGATCTTCGTGAACGGGAACCCGGTTCAGGAGGGGTACTCCGCGGAAGCGATCTCGTCGGCGATCGACGCCGAACTCTGAGGCCCGAGCGCCGTCCCCGATACCGAACGCGTTTCCCGGAGCGTCGATCTTTTGCCCGTTCGTTCCGTTTTATAAACGGATGAGCGACGCCGACCTCTCCCCCGAGGCCGACACCTCCCACGCCCCAGAGGCGGACGCCGCGGACCGCCGCCGCCGCCTCGGTGCGGTCGTCCTCGCGGTGCTGATCTCGCAGGTCCTCCTCTACCCCGGCGTGCCGAACCTGGTGGTCGCGCTCGGCGCGCCGGCCGGCATCGACGCCGGGATGTGGTTCCTCGTCGCAGAGTTCGGCGCGTTCGTGACGTTCGCGGTCGTCTGGGGCGCGCTCTCGGACGCGCTCGGCAGGCGGATCCCCCTGATCGCCGTCGGCGCGTTCGGCGGCGCGGCCTCGTACGTCGCGCTGGCGTCCCTGCCGGGTCTGGGCCTCGGATTCGGGGCCGCGCTCCTCGTCCGCGTCGTCGGGGGCGCGCTCACCATCGGCGCGTTCTCGCTGTCGATCACCCTGCTCATGGACCTCCGCGGCGGCAACGGCCGCAACATGGGGACCGCCGGACTCGCGATCGGTCTCGGCGCGGCGGTCGGCTCCGTCGTCGGGGGGTCGCTCGCCGACCTCGACGCGCTGTACCCCGTGTACGCCGGCGCGGTCGTGCTGGCCGGGGCGGGGGCGCTCGCGGCGACCGTCGACGACCGCGCGGCGACGGCTTCGAGCGGCGAGGTCGCCGATGGGGAAGCGGTCGAGGCGACGGAGTCGGTCGGCTTCCGCGACGTGCTCGCGCGGGCGCGGACGACGCCCGGCCTCCTCGTCCCGCTCGCGTTCGGCTTCGTCGACCGACTGACCGCGGGCTTCTTCGCCCTCGTCGGCGTGTACTACTTTCAGGACCCGGCAACGTTCGGCCTGTCGGCGGGCGCGGCGGGCGCGACGCTCGCGCTCTTCTTCGTCCCGTTCGCGCTGCTCCAGTCCCCGTTCGGCGCGCTCTCGGACCGGATCGGTCGCTTCCTGCCCGTGGTCGCCGGATCGGTCGCGTACGGCGTCGTCACGGTCGGCGTCGGTGTCGCACCGTCGTACCCGATCGCCGCGGCGCTGATGATGCTCGTCGGGGTCTGCGGCGCGCTGATGGCCCCGGCGACGATGGCGCTCGTCACCGACCTCGTGGAGCCGGAGGTGCGCGGCGCGGCGATGGGCCTGTTCAACGTGTTCGGCTCGCTCGGCTTTCTGACCGGATTCCTCATCGGCGGGGGCGCGACCGACGCGTTCGGCTACACGCCGGCGTTCCTCGCGGTCGGCGGGCTGGAACTGGCCATCGCGCTCGCGCTGCTGCCGGCGGTCCGCTCGCTGTCGCCCGGGGCGGGGCTGATCGGCCGACTCGGGGCCGAGGGCTGAGGGCCGCGTTCGGAGACTACTGCGGCCCTTTGTGTCACCGGTGTTAATTTAAATACGGCGGCGCAACGCCGAATCATGGCACGACCCTCCCGTCGGCGCTTCCTCGGTGGTAGCGCCCTGACGCTCGCCGCGCTGACAGGCGTTCTCGACCCCGCGACCGACGACAGTTCCCTCGACCGACCGGCCGGCGCGCCGGCCGACCTCGATGTCGACGTCCCCGCGCCGCTCGCCGACGCGTTCCTCCCGGTCCCCGCGGCCGACGCGCTCTCGGCCACGTACGCGACGGTCATCGCCGACGCCGTCGACGCCGACTCCGACGAGGATCTCAGCTATCGCGTCCGTCCCGCGACCGAACGGCTCGATGTCGACGCCGACGAGCTCTCGGCGACCGTCGGGATCCGAACGGCCGACCGCGGCATCAGGCTGACGACGGCCGTCGGCGAATTCGACCGGCCCGATGACGGCGAGACGGTCGCGGTCGGTCCGGAATCAGATGACCCGAGCGGTTCGGACGACGGCGGGCCGGACGACGACGCGTCCGCGGACGCCGAGACGACGGACGACCTCCCCGCGGGCTGGCGGCTGGCCGAGACGGACGAGACCGCCTTCGTCGCCGGCGACGGCGTCGCGGCGGTCGCGACCGGTGACGGAACCGTCCCCGGCCCGCGCGGTCGGTCGAGCGCGTCGCCGGACGACGCCGCCGAAGCGCGTGTCGAGACCGCCCGAACCGCCGGCCGGGCGGCAGCGGACGAGGCCGACCGCTTCGCGGAGGGGCCGCTCGGCGCGGCCGCGCTCCCGCGGCTCGGCGGGTTCGAGACGGTGCTGCTCGTCCCGGACGCCGCGGCCGGCCCGTTCCCGGCCGGGGTCCCGGGCGACGTCGACGCGTTCGCCGCGGGCTTCGAGGTCGCCCCCGGAGCGCTCCGCGACCTGACCGGGACGGCGGAGAACGCCTACGTGATCCGCCCGACCGACGACGCGGGCCGCCTCTCCGACGAGAGCGCCGAGCGGCTGGTGCGCGAGATCGACCCGGCGGTCCCGGTCGAAACCGAGATCACCCGGACCGACGGGGTCGTCTTGGTCGACGCCGTCGTCGAGGCACCGCCGGAGCGGGACCCCGAGGCGTCGCCCGACGCGGAGGTGCGGTCCCGGTTCGACCGCGACGCCGGAACGGTGACGTTCGAACACGTCGAGGGCGAGCCGGTCCCGGCCGCCGAGCTGGAGCTGTGGCACGACGGCGAGGAGGTGAGCGACGACCACCTCGACGGCGACGCCTTCGAGGCGGGCGACGAGCTGACCGTCGACACGGGGCTGATCGCGGCTGTCGCGCTGCGGTGGTTCGACCCGGACGCGAACGCCTACGACGTGTACGCCCGCGAGCGGGTCGACCGGGAGGCGTTCGCCTTCGACTACGACCTCTCGACCGAGGTGCTGACGCTTACCTACGAGGGCGACGGCGAGGCCGACGCGAGCAACCTCCGGCTGGTCCGCCGCGGCGACGACGGCGTACGGACGGTCGGTGGCGGGTTCACCGACGGGACGCTCTCCCCGGACGACGCGGTCACGGTCGAAGATGTGTCGATCGGCGACAGCGTGCGGCTGGAGTTCGACTTCGAGCGGCCGCCGGGCGTCGGCGGCGGGCCGCTCGTCCACTACCGCGCCCGGCCGCCCCGCGTCTGGATCCACTCGCGCGGAGAAGAGGGGACAGTCGTCAGGTACGACGACGAGGAGTCCCGCCCCGCCGACGCGTTCGTGACGCTGGTCGACGGGGAGCCGACCGACGCCCAGTTCGCCGACGAGTACGACACCCTCTCCGAGCGCGACGAGCTGGTGCTCGGCGAACTCCCGCTCGGGAGCACGGTCACGGTCGAGTGGCGGGGGCCGAACGAACCGGCCGTCGTCGCCGAGGAGGAGGTCGTGCCGAACACCCGCGCGTCGATCGAGTACGACCCGGACGCGGGCGAGGTCACGGTGCGACACCGGAGCGGCCGGGCGCTCCCGGCCTCGGACCTCGAACTACAGGCCGGCCGGACCCCGACCGACGTCCAGCCCGCCGACGAGCTCGACGAGTTCGGTCCCGACGACTCGTTCTCGGTCCCGGTCCCGCCGCTCTCGCGCGTGCGGCTCGTGTGGACCGGCGGCGAGCGCGAGCACCACATCGGCGGGACGACCACGGCCCGCGACGCGTTCGCCGCGGCGTACGACGCCGACGACGAGGCGATGACCGTCGAGTACATCGGCGAGCGGCCGGTCGACCCGGAGCGGCTCCGGGTGAGAGTGGGGGGCGGAACCGGGCCGCGGGGGCGCGAACGCGAGCGGCAGTCGGAGTTCGCGGCCGAGTACGACGAGCTGACGACCGGCGACGCGGTGACGGTCGCGGACGTCGGCCCCGACGACACCGTGGTCGTCAGCGTCCACACCGAGTTCGAGAACGGCTCCATGACCAGCTCCGTCGCCCACTTCTCGGCGGCACCGCGCCGCGGGTTCGTCGTCGACGATGGCGGGGAAGGCGAGGAGGGTGGAGGGGCGTCCGAGACGGTCCTCCGCTACGTCGGCGAGGTCCGCCGCGACGCCGACGCGTTCCGCGTCCTCGTCGACGGCGAGCCGGCGGACGCGCAGCCCGCCGACGAGGCCGACCGGTTGACCGGCGGCGAGACCCTGTCCCTCGGCGACCTGGCGGCCGGAACGAAGGTCGCCGTCGAGTGGACCGGCGGGGGCGAGACGCGGACGGTGACGGAGCACGTGCTCCCGCCGCAGGCGACGTTTGAGGTCACGTACGAGCCGTCCGACGGCGAGGAGTCGGGCGGCGTCGTGACGCTCGTACACGCCGGGGGTGACGCCGTCGACGCTGAACGCCTCGACGTGGTCGTGGAGCCGGCGACCGACGGACTGCGCCCGTGGGACCCCGACGCCGACACGGTGACGGCGGGCGACGAGACGACCGTCGCGGTCGACGGCGAGGCCCGGATGGCCGTCGTCGTCTTCCGCGAGCGCGAGGTGCTCCACCGCGAACCCCTCGGCGACGAGGAGTAGTCGGCCGGA
This genomic stretch from Halorubrum hochsteinianum harbors:
- a CDS encoding long-chain-fatty-acid--CoA ligase yields the protein MHKPLLTTDFLDRARRHYADEEAVLAVDGTRYTYAELGERADRFSAALQDRGIEKGDRVAVLDPNTHYHLEAAYGAMQVGAVHTPLNYRLTPDDFSYMLSDAGVDAIYADAEYAANVEAVRDEVPTETFLTNDADAVEGDWESFDAALDEADPDAYERPEMDEDEVITINYTSGTTGDPKGVCRTHRAETLHAYLISIHQEITDDDVYLWTLPMFHVNGWGHIYAITGMGARHVCTRGVDVAETFDRIRGEDVSYFCAAPTVLNMLGDHHAEHGGATTGDADVRVATAGAAPPEATIRTVEEEFGWDLKHVYGATETGPLVTTSDAKRHFDADADDRFGVKKTQGIGYLGTDVRVVDEDGEDVAADGETIGEIVVRGNQVMDRYWNKPEATEAAFSERLEGYYHMGDLAVVDEDGFVSIQDRKKDIIISGGENISSIELEDTLFEHDAVSDVAVIPAPDERWGETPKAFVVPESGDSDDAGATTEELKAFVRERVADYKTPGEVEFVEALPTTATGKIQKYELREREWDEEDRMVGEG
- a CDS encoding M24 family metallopeptidase — its product is MATRLPESAFADRLAAVRDRLAATDADAATWVGATSIEYLTGFHHIQTERPVVLAVTDDRVEITVPRLEVERVSPNPRIDAVHDYFDYPGGEPVAAAVEMLNGLGVDSVAADADGPPGVMGYEGPAFSEFLDVETQSWVDRMRWAKSDDEVDLIRESAKWANLGHRYLADYSEPGAHPATVSQRASTDASRAMLDTLGDDYSVRVRGDGPVHAGYISGEETALPHGHTPNERLSEGDVLVTGATANVDGYRSELERTMFVGDYSDEQEHYFELMLEAQTLAIDALGPGVPVAEVDQVVWDYFEEQGVTDLAQHHVGHNIGLGGHEPPYIDRGWGERYDGDDAVMRPGHVYTIEPGLYTDECGYRHSDTVAITESGTETLTTFPRDIDSNVV
- a CDS encoding DsbA family protein, whose protein sequence is MRHTRRSLLAAGAAVGVAGLAGCSGGGGNDGLSFDAGAYDCDLSEPSDPDLDYRPTLGDPDADVTVQVFEDFTCGHCATYNLDHFPTIREEYVEPGDIHYQHRDFPLPVNERWAVPVASAARGVGVRHGDEAFFEFASAAYESQGSYGQGSATEEMPGGADPCAVLADMEYTPYADAIQSDKSEGESMGVGGTPAIFVNGNPVQEGYSAEAISSAIDAEL
- a CDS encoding DUF5779 family protein; amino-acid sequence: MSDWDLDLRDAEAKMDEAFAAAGDVVLGVLDGTTDPEEWVRSVDYGNTLVLSIDGDLNELAAPFARDVKDMDGELIHFRGFLVVTPPGVSIDTDRLSDSGGDAEERIESGDPGENGGSGAVDDAGDETDDGEA
- a CDS encoding translation initiation factor IF-2 subunit beta, yielding MDYESSLDRAMDEVPDLGGSDERLSVPDPEAQKDGAFTRLTNLSGIADALSRDPEHVHSKIQQELGTAGQYEDGRARYSGNFRERDFQAAIDSYIESFVTCSECGLPDTRLETENRTPMLRCEACGAFRPVAKQNTQNTQRQEDAVESGNTYELEIVGTGRKGDGVAERGEYTIFVPGAQEGETVTAYIKNVSGNLAFARREN
- a CDS encoding MFS transporter gives rise to the protein MSDADLSPEADTSHAPEADAADRRRRLGAVVLAVLISQVLLYPGVPNLVVALGAPAGIDAGMWFLVAEFGAFVTFAVVWGALSDALGRRIPLIAVGAFGGAASYVALASLPGLGLGFGAALLVRVVGGALTIGAFSLSITLLMDLRGGNGRNMGTAGLAIGLGAAVGSVVGGSLADLDALYPVYAGAVVLAGAGALAATVDDRAATASSGEVADGEAVEATESVGFRDVLARARTTPGLLVPLAFGFVDRLTAGFFALVGVYYFQDPATFGLSAGAAGATLALFFVPFALLQSPFGALSDRIGRFLPVVAGSVAYGVVTVGVGVAPSYPIAAALMMLVGVCGALMAPATMALVTDLVEPEVRGAAMGLFNVFGSLGFLTGFLIGGGATDAFGYTPAFLAVGGLELAIALALLPAVRSLSPGAGLIGRLGAEG